In the Candidatus Mycosynbacter amalyticus genome, one interval contains:
- a CDS encoding CHAP domain-containing protein gives MKLRSTTPVSESFAAKAASVACAVLMAISTPIAIGKTAFANYDAQINAAQQEANANGAQAAEIGRMADTLQAELDQIEAQKAAIIDQIHQSEARRDKFASDIKDSEVKIADNKKALGNTITDMYVDSSTSTLEMIASSKTIGDFVDKQAQQSAVQNKLDDTIDKIAALKKQLEEQKQGVERELTNQEAQRKQLADKEAEKAAIVEETRGQEDAYRQKANAKNAEVERLRAAQAEENRRAAAAAAAAAAKSGGGWSGSIPAGTPGGGGYPGVWANAPLDAYIDPWGLYTRECVSYAAWKVASTGRFVPHFGGAGNARQWPSTVAAYGIQSGSTPRAGSVAMWPIGYYGHVMYVESVNADGTITVSDYNLEWDGLYRKYTRSAAGLTYIYF, from the coding sequence ATGAAACTACGGTCCACCACACCAGTTTCGGAATCGTTTGCTGCCAAGGCAGCGAGTGTTGCATGCGCAGTGCTTATGGCGATTTCGACACCTATTGCTATTGGCAAGACGGCTTTTGCTAATTACGACGCACAAATCAATGCCGCACAACAAGAGGCAAACGCTAACGGCGCACAGGCTGCAGAAATCGGTCGTATGGCCGATACGTTGCAGGCTGAACTCGATCAGATAGAGGCGCAGAAAGCCGCTATCATAGATCAGATTCACCAAAGTGAAGCACGCCGCGATAAATTTGCGAGTGATATCAAAGACAGCGAAGTAAAGATTGCGGATAACAAAAAAGCACTCGGCAACACAATCACCGATATGTATGTCGATTCTAGCACCTCGACGCTTGAGATGATCGCGAGTAGCAAGACAATTGGTGATTTCGTAGACAAACAAGCGCAGCAGTCTGCAGTGCAGAATAAGCTTGACGATACAATTGATAAGATTGCTGCCCTCAAGAAGCAGCTTGAAGAGCAAAAGCAGGGTGTAGAACGCGAACTGACCAATCAAGAGGCGCAGCGCAAACAGCTTGCTGATAAAGAAGCCGAAAAAGCAGCTATCGTAGAAGAAACTCGTGGTCAAGAGGACGCGTATCGCCAGAAGGCAAATGCCAAAAACGCCGAAGTAGAGCGCCTTCGCGCTGCGCAGGCCGAAGAGAATCGCCGAGCTGCAGCAGCTGCAGCAGCTGCTGCAGCCAAGAGTGGCGGTGGCTGGAGTGGTTCGATCCCCGCTGGTACGCCTGGTGGTGGTGGGTACCCTGGAGTGTGGGCAAATGCACCGCTTGATGCGTATATTGACCCTTGGGGACTCTATACTCGCGAATGTGTGAGCTATGCCGCCTGGAAGGTAGCAAGTACTGGACGCTTCGTGCCGCACTTCGGCGGCGCGGGCAACGCACGTCAATGGCCCTCAACTGTTGCTGCCTATGGTATTCAGAGTGGTAGTACGCCACGCGCCGGCTCGGTAGCTATGTGGCCTATCGGCTATTATGGCCATGTAATGTATGTTGAGAGCGTCAATGCCGACGGCACTATCACGGTAAGTGACTATAATCTTGAATGGGATGGATTATATCGTAAATATACTCGCTCGGCAGCCGGCCTCACCTATATCTATTTCTAA
- a CDS encoding S41 family peptidase, with protein MADKQPTHSAHAPARGTAKPTTFSATFVIIAVLVASAVSFVAGTRGTELLSMVGGTFGVQVSTDQLDASSLQETYRKLNAKFDGKLDEQKLIEGANKGLVAAAGDTYTQYFTAKEAQDLQNDLSGNIGGGIGAELGNRNDKVTVIRTLDNSPASRAGLAAGDVIIGINGESAQKLTVDEVVDKVRGDVGSTVKITIERDGQAKDFTVTREKIVAPDVESKVKDGVGIITVSRFDKDTGTKVRSSAEDMKRQNVKGVILDLRGNGGGYLEAGIDTASVWLNNQVVVSERRDGKVVDERKSAKNPVLGDTPTVVLINAGSASASEIVAGALHDHGKAKLIGEKSFGKGSVQELVDLTNGDQLKVTVARWYTPNGKNITKEGIAPDTKVDLTKDDVNADKDPQLDTALQQLSQ; from the coding sequence GTGGCAGACAAACAGCCGACTCATAGCGCGCACGCCCCAGCACGCGGAACCGCAAAACCAACAACTTTTAGTGCGACATTTGTCATAATTGCGGTGCTTGTAGCATCTGCAGTGAGCTTTGTCGCAGGCACGCGCGGCACGGAGCTTCTTAGCATGGTAGGCGGGACATTTGGCGTGCAGGTGAGCACCGACCAGTTGGATGCCAGTTCATTGCAGGAGACATATCGCAAACTCAATGCCAAGTTTGACGGCAAGCTCGACGAGCAGAAGCTTATAGAGGGTGCAAACAAAGGACTGGTAGCAGCTGCGGGTGATACTTATACCCAGTATTTTACCGCCAAAGAGGCTCAGGATCTGCAAAATGATTTGTCGGGTAACATCGGCGGCGGTATCGGCGCGGAGCTGGGCAATCGCAATGACAAAGTGACAGTAATCCGTACGCTCGACAACTCTCCCGCCTCGCGAGCTGGCCTGGCGGCGGGAGATGTGATCATCGGTATCAACGGTGAATCGGCACAGAAGCTGACTGTCGATGAAGTAGTGGACAAAGTGCGCGGTGATGTCGGCTCGACGGTCAAAATTACTATTGAGCGCGATGGACAGGCAAAAGATTTCACAGTTACACGCGAGAAGATTGTTGCACCGGACGTAGAGTCAAAAGTGAAGGACGGGGTGGGTATTATTACGGTAAGTCGTTTTGACAAAGATACTGGCACCAAAGTGCGCTCTAGCGCCGAAGATATGAAGCGGCAAAACGTGAAAGGCGTGATACTTGACCTTCGCGGTAACGGCGGCGGCTATCTAGAAGCGGGTATCGATACGGCGAGCGTATGGCTGAACAATCAAGTGGTCGTATCGGAGCGTCGCGACGGCAAAGTGGTAGATGAACGTAAATCCGCCAAAAACCCAGTGTTGGGTGATACGCCAACGGTAGTGCTGATCAACGCCGGCTCGGCAAGTGCCAGTGAGATTGTAGCTGGTGCGTTGCATGATCATGGCAAGGCGAAGCTGATTGGTGAGAAATCATTCGGTAAGGGTAGTGTCCAAGAGCTCGTAGATCTTACGAACGGCGATCAGTTGAAGGTAACTGTAGCACGCTGGTATACACCAAATGGCAAAAACATTACTAAAGAGGGTATAGCGCCAGATACAAAGGTAGATCTGACGAAAGACGATGTCAATGCCGACAAAGACCCACAGCTTGATACGGCGCTGCAGCAGCTCTCGCAGTAA
- a CDS encoding response regulator, with amino-acid sequence MDTKKKILLVEDDTTLAEVYRSRLELEGFETKLVTNGEDALSSIQEYKPDLVLLDAMMPKISGFDVLDIIRNTPATANTRVIMLTALSQPKDKERAENLGVDEYLVKSQVVIGDVIARVKHHLGLPVDQ; translated from the coding sequence ATGGATACCAAAAAGAAAATTCTCCTCGTAGAAGACGACACGACACTTGCAGAAGTATATCGCTCTAGGCTTGAGCTTGAAGGATTTGAAACAAAGCTAGTGACTAATGGTGAAGACGCACTTTCTAGTATTCAGGAATACAAGCCAGATCTAGTATTACTTGACGCTATGATGCCAAAGATTAGCGGTTTCGACGTACTCGATATTATTCGTAATACGCCAGCAACAGCCAATACGCGCGTGATCATGCTGACTGCTCTAAGCCAGCCGAAGGATAAAGAGCGCGCTGAGAATCTGGGTGTTGATGAATATTTGGTGAAATCACAAGTGGTGATTGGTGATGTGATTGCCAGGGTCAAACATCACCTCGGCCTTCCAGTCGATCAATAA
- a CDS encoding bL27 family ribosomal protein, with amino-acid sequence MSKVKAGGSSKNNRKSPGKRLGVKLFGGQAVKAGQVIVRQTGATKLAGDGTYISRNFTIHAAKDGVVEFKKVKKGLFTGKTAPRTQVHVK; translated from the coding sequence ATGTCAAAAGTCAAGGCAGGTGGTTCAAGTAAAAACAACCGCAAAAGTCCCGGCAAACGACTTGGCGTCAAACTGTTTGGCGGACAAGCAGTCAAAGCTGGTCAAGTGATCGTACGTCAGACGGGCGCTACTAAGCTTGCAGGCGATGGCACCTATATCAGCCGCAACTTTACGATTCATGCAGCCAAAGATGGTGTAGTAGAGTTCAAGAAGGTCAAAAAAGGCCTCTTCACTGGCAAGACAGCGCCCCGCACGCAAGTACACGTCAAGTAA
- a CDS encoding TRM11 family SAM-dependent methyltransferase: MYMTILGRQSALGLAELERAYGSARRFSASVATLEAAPDVLKLGGSLKTGRVVLTLPRGEWRDVHTKIMQHYTNQWKSSDHKITLGISVYGLRATSRDIQRTGLELKKKLKQHDTSLRLIPNTSAALNTATAHHNKLGLSPTKVELLIAKGSDGTIIIAESTGAQHITALARRDQGRPKRDAFVGMLPPKLAQIIVNLATGSRRAPLTVLDPFCGTGVLLQEAMLMGYNTYGTDLADKMIDFSEVNLAWAQQKLHAPGQYRLSQGDAMAMQWQPPIDAVACETYLGQPFSAPPSPTKLREVRGNCNHIIVSFLANIASQLASGTPLCIAVPAWRATDGSFTHLPLTRELESYGFRRIALTSVEASELLYYREDQVVARELLVIEKI; encoded by the coding sequence ATGTACATGACAATCCTCGGTCGCCAGAGTGCGCTTGGACTTGCAGAGCTGGAGCGAGCCTACGGTAGCGCACGGCGTTTTTCTGCTAGCGTCGCCACGCTCGAGGCAGCACCAGATGTCCTGAAGCTTGGAGGCTCGCTCAAAACAGGTCGTGTCGTGTTGACACTCCCCAGAGGCGAATGGCGTGACGTGCATACAAAAATTATGCAACACTACACAAACCAGTGGAAGTCAAGCGATCATAAGATTACTCTCGGCATAAGCGTCTATGGCTTACGTGCTACATCTAGAGATATTCAGCGCACTGGTCTTGAGCTCAAAAAAAAACTTAAGCAGCACGACACGAGCCTGCGCCTCATCCCCAACACAAGCGCCGCACTCAACACAGCCACTGCGCATCACAATAAACTCGGTCTCTCACCAACCAAAGTAGAGCTACTCATCGCAAAAGGTAGTGATGGCACGATTATCATCGCTGAAAGCACTGGCGCGCAGCACATCACTGCCCTCGCTCGCCGCGATCAAGGGCGGCCCAAACGCGATGCATTTGTCGGCATGCTGCCGCCCAAGCTTGCTCAGATTATTGTCAATCTTGCCACCGGCTCACGCCGGGCGCCACTCACCGTGCTCGATCCGTTTTGCGGTACCGGGGTCCTCCTCCAAGAAGCCATGCTCATGGGCTACAATACCTACGGTACCGATCTTGCAGACAAAATGATCGATTTTTCTGAGGTCAATCTCGCGTGGGCACAACAAAAACTACACGCGCCTGGACAGTATCGACTCAGTCAAGGAGATGCGATGGCAATGCAGTGGCAGCCCCCTATCGATGCGGTGGCCTGCGAAACATACCTTGGTCAGCCGTTCTCGGCACCACCATCGCCCACCAAGCTACGCGAGGTTCGAGGCAACTGCAATCACATCATCGTGTCATTTCTTGCCAACATCGCGAGTCAACTTGCATCGGGTACGCCGCTCTGCATAGCCGTGCCCGCATGGCGTGCGACCGACGGATCGTTTACACATTTACCTCTCACTCGCGAGCTCGAATCATATGGATTCCGGCGTATTGCGCTCACTTCAGTTGAGGCAAGCGAATTACTTTACTATCGCGAAGACCAAGTTGTTGCTCGCGAACTACTCGTGATCGAAAAAATATAA
- a CDS encoding lysylphosphatidylglycerol synthase transmembrane domain-containing protein, with product MLKGISGRTWVSIITVAFLALVLYLARHEIEKAYNLLDQVNLWILLLLIPLQFVSYYAAGEMIFAYLKRQKHIKNISNLTLPRLALEMNFVNHVLPSGGVSGISYMGWRLKHYGVSASRSTAAQLVRMVSAFLSFGILLLLAIVLMAIDGNINRWVVGSSIGLVVIMGGAMLLVMYLLNHKERVGGFARRLTSLVNTTVRLATFGRVGPVMKEDAIRAFFEEVRDDYTFIRKNLRVLVVPFLWGLVFNVVEVAMFYVSFLALGHPVNPAPLVIAYGLAGLAGFFMVTPGGAGAYEAIMVAFLTVAGIPPGIALLAILLTRVLLMLGTIAAGYLFYQQAILTHGKQPVTRV from the coding sequence ATGTTGAAGGGAATTTCTGGCCGTACATGGGTGAGTATCATCACCGTCGCTTTTCTGGCGCTGGTACTGTACCTGGCGCGCCATGAGATCGAGAAAGCATACAATCTGCTCGACCAAGTGAATCTCTGGATTTTACTACTCCTCATCCCATTGCAGTTTGTCTCGTATTACGCAGCGGGTGAGATGATTTTTGCATACCTGAAGCGACAGAAGCATATCAAAAACATCTCCAATCTGACGTTGCCGCGCTTAGCACTTGAGATGAATTTCGTCAATCATGTGCTGCCGAGTGGAGGCGTGAGCGGTATTTCGTACATGGGATGGCGACTCAAGCATTATGGGGTGTCGGCAAGCCGATCGACAGCCGCGCAGCTAGTGCGTATGGTGTCGGCATTTCTCTCATTTGGTATTTTGTTGCTGCTTGCAATTGTACTGATGGCGATTGACGGCAATATCAATCGTTGGGTTGTTGGCTCGTCGATCGGGCTTGTCGTAATTATGGGTGGGGCGATGCTACTCGTAATGTATTTGCTCAATCACAAGGAGCGTGTCGGTGGGTTTGCGCGACGACTGACAAGCCTGGTCAATACGACGGTGCGCTTAGCGACATTTGGTCGTGTGGGACCCGTCATGAAAGAGGATGCAATCCGCGCGTTTTTCGAAGAAGTGCGCGACGATTATACGTTTATTCGCAAAAATCTGCGAGTGCTGGTAGTACCGTTTCTATGGGGTTTGGTGTTCAATGTTGTTGAAGTCGCGATGTTTTATGTGTCGTTTTTGGCGCTGGGGCATCCTGTCAATCCAGCGCCGCTAGTGATCGCCTACGGGCTCGCGGGATTGGCTGGATTCTTCATGGTTACACCAGGCGGTGCGGGCGCATACGAAGCGATCATGGTGGCGTTTCTCACGGTTGCGGGCATTCCACCTGGGATCGCATTACTTGCGATTTTGCTCACGCGTGTACTGCTGATGCTCGGTACGATTGCTGCAGGTTACCTATTTTATCAACAAGCGATTTTGACTCATGGAAAACAGCCAGTTACCCGCGTTTAG
- the xseA gene encoding exodeoxyribonuclease VII large subunit, with protein sequence MENSQLPAFSVSDFVASTNQTLEYAYPTVVVEGEVESFKVNQGKFVFFNLKDAGASIGCFMMVFALRVPLEDGMKVAVRARPKLTNFGKFSLTVDAIKPVGEGSIKKGFELLKAKLDAEGLFAPERKRLLPTIPRTVGIISSMQSAGYGDFMKIANERWGGVEFKVYHTLVQGLDAPEAMVRAIEYFNQLETPLDALVIIRGGGSTDDLSAFNDEQLVRSIAASRTPTLVGVGHEVDVTLSDLAADVRAATPSNAAQLLLPDKREVSTRVKSLASRLAPRMVQLILQRAEYVQGLRLEMYRKISSQLEQVEVRVGQHARLLESYNPAHVLARGYALVRGDAKPGGMIEVESSTYTLTAEVKSYDKK encoded by the coding sequence ATGGAAAACAGCCAGTTACCCGCGTTTAGCGTCTCTGATTTTGTCGCAAGCACAAATCAGACGCTGGAATACGCCTATCCAACTGTTGTAGTGGAGGGCGAGGTAGAATCGTTCAAGGTCAATCAGGGTAAGTTCGTGTTTTTTAATCTCAAAGATGCAGGAGCGAGCATCGGCTGTTTTATGATGGTGTTTGCGCTGCGAGTACCGCTTGAAGACGGTATGAAAGTGGCAGTGCGGGCCAGGCCCAAGCTGACAAACTTTGGTAAATTTAGCCTGACAGTCGATGCGATCAAACCTGTAGGTGAGGGTAGTATCAAAAAAGGGTTTGAGTTGCTTAAGGCCAAGCTAGATGCCGAAGGATTGTTTGCACCGGAGCGTAAGCGATTGCTGCCAACGATACCACGTACCGTAGGCATCATATCGAGCATGCAGTCGGCCGGTTACGGTGACTTTATGAAGATCGCCAACGAGCGGTGGGGCGGCGTGGAGTTCAAGGTGTATCACACACTAGTGCAGGGGCTCGATGCGCCAGAGGCGATGGTGCGAGCTATCGAGTATTTCAATCAGCTTGAAACACCACTTGACGCGCTGGTGATCATCCGCGGCGGCGGGAGTACCGATGATCTGAGTGCGTTCAATGACGAACAGCTAGTGCGCTCGATTGCTGCCAGTCGCACACCAACTCTGGTGGGTGTGGGGCACGAGGTCGATGTGACACTGAGTGACCTGGCGGCGGATGTGCGCGCTGCGACACCAAGCAATGCCGCACAGCTTCTTCTGCCGGACAAACGTGAAGTGTCGACTCGCGTCAAGTCGCTAGCCTCGCGCCTTGCGCCTCGTATGGTGCAGCTGATATTGCAACGAGCGGAGTATGTGCAGGGTTTGCGACTCGAGATGTATCGAAAGATCTCGAGTCAATTAGAGCAAGTTGAAGTACGGGTCGGCCAGCATGCGCGCTTACTTGAGTCCTACAATCCTGCGCACGTGTTGGCGCGTGGCTATGCGCTCGTGCGCGGTGATGCAAAGCCAGGTGGTATGATAGAAGTAGAGAGCAGCACCTATACGCTAACTGCAGAGGTAAAAAGTTATGACAAAAAATAA
- a CDS encoding exodeoxyribonuclease VII small subunit produces MTKNNDTTIEQKIEQLEQAVAWFDSDEFVLEQATSCYEQAQKLADEIQRDIAGLKNTIEQVSDSGK; encoded by the coding sequence ATGACAAAAAATAATGATACGACAATCGAACAAAAAATCGAACAACTCGAGCAAGCTGTTGCGTGGTTCGACAGTGATGAATTTGTGCTCGAGCAGGCGACCTCTTGTTATGAACAAGCACAGAAGCTTGCCGACGAGATCCAGCGCGATATCGCGGGACTCAAAAATACTATCGAGCAGGTGAGCGACTCGGGCAAATAG
- a CDS encoding class I SAM-dependent methyltransferase, translating to MLTIFVVIVAVILLVFLGTVLVGAPYVPTQQRELAEAFDELRPLGKDDVVLDIGSGDGVVLRAAALRGAQAVGYELNPFLVVASRLRLRHVKPRPRVELRNLWTTQFPDDVTLVYTFGESRDIAKMYQKVEQEAARLGRPLEFVSYGFAVPSVAATRQHRAHFLYHISPLHPEKPQV from the coding sequence ATGCTGACAATTTTTGTAGTCATCGTGGCAGTGATACTCCTGGTATTTCTTGGCACGGTACTGGTAGGCGCACCGTACGTACCGACGCAGCAGCGAGAACTGGCTGAAGCGTTCGATGAACTACGGCCGCTTGGCAAGGACGATGTGGTGCTCGATATCGGCAGTGGCGATGGTGTAGTGCTGCGAGCTGCCGCACTGCGTGGTGCGCAAGCTGTCGGCTATGAGCTCAATCCGTTCCTCGTCGTAGCCTCGCGACTACGCTTACGGCATGTAAAGCCGCGCCCGCGCGTGGAGCTACGTAATCTTTGGACAACGCAGTTTCCTGATGATGTAACGCTGGTATACACGTTTGGCGAGTCCCGTGATATCGCCAAAATGTATCAAAAAGTTGAGCAAGAGGCTGCGCGACTTGGGCGGCCACTCGAGTTTGTTAGCTATGGCTTCGCAGTACCGAGTGTCGCGGCCACACGTCAACATCGTGCGCATTTTTTGTATCACATTTCTCCTTTACACCCCGAGAAACCACAAGTATAA